The Scomber scombrus chromosome 22, fScoSco1.1, whole genome shotgun sequence genome has a window encoding:
- the ndufa12 gene encoding NADH dehydrogenase [ubiquinone] 1 alpha subcomplex subunit 12, giving the protein MAEYVNIVRRALGQIGGHGGIKGLLVQLFRANDIKTGALIGVDKYGNKYFEDNKHYFFGRHRWVIYTTEMNGKNTMWEVDGSMVPAEWHRWLHCMTDDPPTTHPPEPKKFLAEVHQFNVSGSAQQYVPYSTTCKKIHEWVPPKAGSQ; this is encoded by the exons ATGGCGGAGTATGTGAACATCGTCCGAAGGGCTTTGGGGCAGATAGGAGGTCATGGAGGAATCAAAGGACTTCTGGTCCAGCTGTTCAG GGCGAATGATATTAAGACAGGAGCCCTGATCGGCGTCGATAAATATGGGAACAAATACTTTGAGGATAACAAGCATTACTTCTTTG gaCGGCACCGCTGGGTGATCTACACCACGGAGATGAACGGCAAGAACACCATGTGGGAGGTGGACGGCAGCATGGTGCCCGCTGAATG GCATCGCTGGCTGCACTGTATGACGGACGACCCCCCCACCACTCACCCACCAGAGCCCAAGAAGTTCCTGGCTGAGGTCCATCAGTTCAACGTGAGCGGCAGCGCGCAGCAGTACGTTCCCTACTCCACCACCTGCAAGAAGATCCACGAGTGGGTTCCTCCTAAGGCCGGATCTCAGTGA